The following coding sequences lie in one Phragmites australis chromosome 8, lpPhrAust1.1, whole genome shotgun sequence genomic window:
- the LOC133926540 gene encoding UMP-CMP kinase 1-like isoform X2: MAEANKNDNGSFPPRKKITVVFVIGGPGSGKGTQCAKIVNQFGFTHLSAGDLLREEAKSDSEQGTMIKNIMHEGKLVPAEIIVKLLLKAMLESGNDKFLVDGFPRNEENRQAYERIINIEPEFVLFIDCPKKEMERRILNRNQGRDDDNINTIRSRFEVFQKSTLPVVQYYEKRGKLRRVDGAKPADVVFEDVKAIFAKAKAIKLAV, from the exons ATGGCAGAAGCGAACAAG AATGACAATGGATCATTTCCTCCTAGGAAAAAGATAACAGTTGTGTTTGTCATAG GCGGTCCTGGCAGTGGCAAAGGCACTCAGTGTGCTAAGATTGTGAACCAGTTTGGGTTTACCCATCTGAGTGCTGGTGATCTTCTCCGTGAAGAAGCTAAATCCGATTCCGAACAAGG CACGATGATAAAGAATATCATGCATGAAGGAAAGCTTGTGCCAGCTGAAATCATCGTTAAGCTACTACTGAAGGCCATGCTTGAGAGTGGAAATGATAAGTTTCTTGTTGATGGATTTCCGCGAAATGAAGAGAATCGCCAAGCATATGAGCGTATA ATTAACATTGAACCTGAGTTCGTGTTATTCATTGACTGCCCAAAGAAAGAGATGGAGCGGCGCATTCTAAATCGAAATCAG GGAAGAGATGATGACAACATCAACACTATTAGGAGCCGGTTTGAAGTTTTCCAGAAGTCAACTCTGCCTGTTGTTCAGTATTATGAGAAAAGGGGGAAGCTCCGAAGG GTTGATGGTGCAAAACCGGCGGATGTGGTTTTCGAAGATGTGAAGGCCATATTCGCGAAG GCAAAGGCAATCAAACTAGCAGTATGA